Proteins from a genomic interval of Hoplias malabaricus isolate fHopMal1 chromosome 13, fHopMal1.hap1, whole genome shotgun sequence:
- the LOC136665029 gene encoding 1-acylglycerol-3-phosphate O-acyltransferase ABHD5 translates to MERVFKDCPELRCRSSWISSWIPSWCPTSPFHLKEAEEQILRPLEPLLSRGQVPISDGNYIWTLAITDAKNSDISSVESPQVPLVLVHGFGGGVGLWIKNLGALAENRPVYAVDLLGFGRSSRPPVPEQAEEAERWFVRSLEEWRERVDLKDMILLGHNLGAYISTAYALTHPHRVKQLILVEPWGFPERPGSEEHQSRIPLWIKVLGSAMNPFNPLALLRLAGPLGPLLLQFLRQDFKQKYSSVFEDNTALDYIYHLNVQTPSGETAFKNMTVPYGWAQFPMMQRVEQVDPSIHISVISGSRSCIDGQSGTRIQEIRHNTDLIVIRGAGHYVFADQSEDFNQAVLKICSNTTEGAERTEEQRESRGEERVSE, encoded by the exons ATGGAGCGTGTTTTCAAGGACTGCCCTGAGCTCCGCTGCAG ATCCTCCTGGATCTCCAGCTGGATTCCATCCTGGTGCCCAAcatctccattccaccttaaggagGCAGAGGAACAGATTCTCCGTC CTCTAGAACCCCTGCTCTCCAGAGGGCAGGTTCCTATTTCTGATGGGAACTACATCTGGACTCTGGCCATTACGGATGCTAAGAACTCAGATATCTCCAGTGTTGAGAGCCCACAGGTTCCCCTGGTTCTGGTGCATGGTTTTGGGGGTGGTGTGGGTCTATGGATAAAGAACCTGGGCGCTCTAGCGGAGAACCGTCCTGTGTATGCTGTGGACCTGCTGGGTTTCGGGCGCAGCAGCAGGCCCCCAGTGCCGGAACAAGCCGAGGAGGCAGAACGTTGGTTCGTTCGTTCTCTGGAGGAGTGGAGAGAACGGGTCGACCTGAAGGACATGATTCTACTGGGTCATAATCTTGGAGCCTACATTTCCACAGCCTACGccctcacacacccacacag GGTGAAGCAGTTGATTCTAGTGGAGCCGTGGGGTTTTCCTGAACGACCTGGTTCTGAGGAACACCAGAGCAGAATTCCGCTGTGGATTAAAGTTCTGGGTTCAGCTATGAATCCGTTCAATCCTCTGGCTCTGCTAAGACTCGCCGGACCTCTGG gTCCATTGTTGCTGCAGTTTCTGAGACAAGATTTTAAGCAGAAATACTCCTCTGTGTTTGAGGACAACACTGCGCTTGATTATATTTATCACCTGAACGTCCAGACGCCGAG TGGTGAAACTGCATTTAAGAACATGACGGTTCCATATGGCTGGGCTCAGTTTCCTATGATGCAGCGGGTGGAGCAAGTAGATCCCTCCATCCATATTTCCGTGATCAGTGGATCCCGCTCCTGTATCGATGGTCAATCAGGAACCAGAATCCAGGAAATCAGACACAACACTGACCTCATA GTCATCAGAGGGGCGGGTCATTACGTGTTCGCTGACCAGTCAGAGGACTTCAATCAGGCTGTGCTGAAGATCTGCAGCAACACTACAGAGGGAGCAGAAAGGACcgaagagcagagagaaagtagaggagaggagagagtatCAGAATAA